From Camelina sativa cultivar DH55 chromosome 20, Cs, whole genome shotgun sequence, the proteins below share one genomic window:
- the LOC104769016 gene encoding transcription factor BIM1 isoform X3: MMFTAAAQASGGNERNILDENSNSNCSSYAAAASGFTLWDESVSGKKGQTRKENNVGERANMRADVAATVGQWPVVERRSQSLTNNHMSGFSSRSSSQGSGLKSQSFMDMIRSAKGSSQEDDLDDEDDFLMKKESSSTSQSHRVDLRVKADVRGSGNDQKLSTPRSKHSATEQRRRSKINDRFQMLRQLIPNSDQKRDKASFLLEVIEYIQFLQEKADKYETSYQGWNHEPAKLLNWQRNNQQLVPEGTVAFAPKLEEEKNNIPVPVLATAQGVAIDHPTAATTFPLSIQSNNFFSPVIAGNPVPQFHTRVASSEAVEPIPSSRSQTQPLKEEEEVEDEEILEGNISISSVYSQGLVKTLREALENSGVDLTKASISVEIELAKQSSSSFKDHEARGPVSRTRNEDVKQTRKPKRLKTGQ; this comes from the exons ATGATGTTCACTGCTGCTGCGCAAGCTAGTGGTGGTAATGAAAGAAACATTTTGGACGAGAATTCAAACTCTAATTGCAGCTCTTACGCTGCTGCAGCTAGCGGATTCACTCTCTGGGATGAATCTGTTTCTGGGAAGAAGGGACAGACAAGGAAGGAGAATAATGTTGGGGAGAGAGCAAATATGAGAG CTGATGTTGCAGCAACTGTGGGACAATGGCCAGTGGTGGAACGACGGTCCCAGTCTTTGACTAATAACCATATGAGCGGTTTCAGTTCTCGCTCTTCCTCTCA AGGATCTGGGCTTAAGAGCCAAAGCTTCATGGACATGATAAGGTCAGCAAAAGGAAGTTCACAGGAAGATGATCTAGATGATGAAGACGATTTTCTTATGAAGAAAGAAAGCTCCTCGACTAGCCAGAGCCATAgag TCGATTTGAGGGTAAAAGCAGATGTGAGAGGTTCTGGTAACGATCAAAAGCTGAGCACACCTAGGTCTAAACATTCTGCTACAGAGCAACGAAGAAGGAGTAAGATCAATGATAG ATTTCAAATGTTGAGACAACTAATACCTAACAGTGACCAAAAGCGGGACAAGGCCTCCTTCCTACTAGAG GTTATCGAGTATATTCAATTCTTACAGGAGAAAGCAGACAAGTATGAAACCTCTTACCAAGGATGGAATCACGAACCTGCAAAGCTATTGAATTGG CAGAGAAACAATCAACAGCTGGTACCTGAAGGAACCGTTGCTTTTGCTCCAAaactggaagaagagaagaacaacatTCCGGTTCCGGTACTTGCAACAGCTCAAGGCGTTGCTATCGATCATCCAACAGCCGCAACGACCTTTCCATTGTCGATTCAAAGCAACAATTTTTTCTCTCCTGTGATTGCGGGTAACCCTGTACCTCAGTTCCACACAAGAGTCGCGTCATCAGAAGCCGTAGAGCCAATCCCGAGTTCTCGGAGTCAAACTCAGccattgaaagaagaagaagaagtagaagatgagGAAATTCTTGAGGGTAACATCAGTATTTCAAGTGTTTACTCACAAgg TTTAGTGAAAACACTGAGAGAAGCATTGGAGAATTCAGGGGTGGACTTAACGAAAGCAAGCATCTCCGTTGAAATCGAGCTCGCTAAACAGTCTTCGTCTTCCTTCaag
- the LOC104769016 gene encoding transcription factor BIM1 isoform X2 yields MELPQPRPFKTEGRKPTHDFLSLCSHSTVHPSDPKPTPPPSSQGSNLKTHDFLQPLECVGGKEEISRINTTTTASEKPPPPAPPPPLQHVLPGGIGTYTISPIPYFHHHHQRVPKPELSPPMMFTAAAQASGGNERNILDENSNSNCSSYAAAASGFTLWDESVSGKKGQTRKENNVGERANMRADVAATVGQWPVVERRSQSLTNNHMSGFSSRSSSQGSGLKSQSFMDMIRSAKGSSQEDDLDDEDDFLMKKESSSTSQSHRVDLRVKADVRGSGNDQKLSTPRSKHSATEQRRRSKINDRFQMLRQLIPNSDQKRDKASFLLEVIEYIQFLQEKADKYETSYQGWNHEPAKLLNWRNNQQLVPEGTVAFAPKLEEEKNNIPVPVLATAQGVAIDHPTAATTFPLSIQSNNFFSPVIAGNPVPQFHTRVASSEAVEPIPSSRSQTQPLKEEEEVEDEEILEGNISISSVYSQGLVKTLREALENSGVDLTKASISVEIELAKQSSSSFKDHEARGPVSRTRNEDVKQTRKPKRLKTGQ; encoded by the exons ATGGAGCTTCCTCAACCTCGTCCCTTCAAAACCGAAG GTAGAAAACCAACACATGATTTTTTATCGCTCTGCAGTCATTCAACCGTCCACCCATCAGATCCAAAGCCTACACCACCACCTTCCTCTCAAG GTAGTAACTTGAAAACCCATGATTTTCTTCAACCGTTAGAATGTGTTGGTGGTAAAGAAGAGATTAGTAGGATTAACACTACCACTACAGCGTCCGAGAAGCCACCTCCCCCTGCACCTCCACCACCGCTTCAGCACGTACTTCCTGGTGGTATAGGGACTTACACTATAAGCCCAATTCcttattttcatcatcatcatcagagagTTCCTAAGCCGGAGTTGTCACCACCGATGATGTTCACTGCTGCTGCGCAAGCTAGTGGTGGTAATGAAAGAAACATTTTGGACGAGAATTCAAACTCTAATTGCAGCTCTTACGCTGCTGCAGCTAGCGGATTCACTCTCTGGGATGAATCTGTTTCTGGGAAGAAGGGACAGACAAGGAAGGAGAATAATGTTGGGGAGAGAGCAAATATGAGAG CTGATGTTGCAGCAACTGTGGGACAATGGCCAGTGGTGGAACGACGGTCCCAGTCTTTGACTAATAACCATATGAGCGGTTTCAGTTCTCGCTCTTCCTCTCA AGGATCTGGGCTTAAGAGCCAAAGCTTCATGGACATGATAAGGTCAGCAAAAGGAAGTTCACAGGAAGATGATCTAGATGATGAAGACGATTTTCTTATGAAGAAAGAAAGCTCCTCGACTAGCCAGAGCCATAgag TCGATTTGAGGGTAAAAGCAGATGTGAGAGGTTCTGGTAACGATCAAAAGCTGAGCACACCTAGGTCTAAACATTCTGCTACAGAGCAACGAAGAAGGAGTAAGATCAATGATAG ATTTCAAATGTTGAGACAACTAATACCTAACAGTGACCAAAAGCGGGACAAGGCCTCCTTCCTACTAGAG GTTATCGAGTATATTCAATTCTTACAGGAGAAAGCAGACAAGTATGAAACCTCTTACCAAGGATGGAATCACGAACCTGCAAAGCTATTGAATTGG AGAAACAATCAACAGCTGGTACCTGAAGGAACCGTTGCTTTTGCTCCAAaactggaagaagagaagaacaacatTCCGGTTCCGGTACTTGCAACAGCTCAAGGCGTTGCTATCGATCATCCAACAGCCGCAACGACCTTTCCATTGTCGATTCAAAGCAACAATTTTTTCTCTCCTGTGATTGCGGGTAACCCTGTACCTCAGTTCCACACAAGAGTCGCGTCATCAGAAGCCGTAGAGCCAATCCCGAGTTCTCGGAGTCAAACTCAGccattgaaagaagaagaagaagtagaagatgagGAAATTCTTGAGGGTAACATCAGTATTTCAAGTGTTTACTCACAAgg TTTAGTGAAAACACTGAGAGAAGCATTGGAGAATTCAGGGGTGGACTTAACGAAAGCAAGCATCTCCGTTGAAATCGAGCTCGCTAAACAGTCTTCGTCTTCCTTCaag
- the LOC104769016 gene encoding transcription factor BIM1 isoform X1, producing MELPQPRPFKTEGRKPTHDFLSLCSHSTVHPSDPKPTPPPSSQGSNLKTHDFLQPLECVGGKEEISRINTTTTASEKPPPPAPPPPLQHVLPGGIGTYTISPIPYFHHHHQRVPKPELSPPMMFTAAAQASGGNERNILDENSNSNCSSYAAAASGFTLWDESVSGKKGQTRKENNVGERANMRADVAATVGQWPVVERRSQSLTNNHMSGFSSRSSSQGSGLKSQSFMDMIRSAKGSSQEDDLDDEDDFLMKKESSSTSQSHRVDLRVKADVRGSGNDQKLSTPRSKHSATEQRRRSKINDRFQMLRQLIPNSDQKRDKASFLLEVIEYIQFLQEKADKYETSYQGWNHEPAKLLNWQRNNQQLVPEGTVAFAPKLEEEKNNIPVPVLATAQGVAIDHPTAATTFPLSIQSNNFFSPVIAGNPVPQFHTRVASSEAVEPIPSSRSQTQPLKEEEEVEDEEILEGNISISSVYSQGLVKTLREALENSGVDLTKASISVEIELAKQSSSSFKDHEARGPVSRTRNEDVKQTRKPKRLKTGQ from the exons ATGGAGCTTCCTCAACCTCGTCCCTTCAAAACCGAAG GTAGAAAACCAACACATGATTTTTTATCGCTCTGCAGTCATTCAACCGTCCACCCATCAGATCCAAAGCCTACACCACCACCTTCCTCTCAAG GTAGTAACTTGAAAACCCATGATTTTCTTCAACCGTTAGAATGTGTTGGTGGTAAAGAAGAGATTAGTAGGATTAACACTACCACTACAGCGTCCGAGAAGCCACCTCCCCCTGCACCTCCACCACCGCTTCAGCACGTACTTCCTGGTGGTATAGGGACTTACACTATAAGCCCAATTCcttattttcatcatcatcatcagagagTTCCTAAGCCGGAGTTGTCACCACCGATGATGTTCACTGCTGCTGCGCAAGCTAGTGGTGGTAATGAAAGAAACATTTTGGACGAGAATTCAAACTCTAATTGCAGCTCTTACGCTGCTGCAGCTAGCGGATTCACTCTCTGGGATGAATCTGTTTCTGGGAAGAAGGGACAGACAAGGAAGGAGAATAATGTTGGGGAGAGAGCAAATATGAGAG CTGATGTTGCAGCAACTGTGGGACAATGGCCAGTGGTGGAACGACGGTCCCAGTCTTTGACTAATAACCATATGAGCGGTTTCAGTTCTCGCTCTTCCTCTCA AGGATCTGGGCTTAAGAGCCAAAGCTTCATGGACATGATAAGGTCAGCAAAAGGAAGTTCACAGGAAGATGATCTAGATGATGAAGACGATTTTCTTATGAAGAAAGAAAGCTCCTCGACTAGCCAGAGCCATAgag TCGATTTGAGGGTAAAAGCAGATGTGAGAGGTTCTGGTAACGATCAAAAGCTGAGCACACCTAGGTCTAAACATTCTGCTACAGAGCAACGAAGAAGGAGTAAGATCAATGATAG ATTTCAAATGTTGAGACAACTAATACCTAACAGTGACCAAAAGCGGGACAAGGCCTCCTTCCTACTAGAG GTTATCGAGTATATTCAATTCTTACAGGAGAAAGCAGACAAGTATGAAACCTCTTACCAAGGATGGAATCACGAACCTGCAAAGCTATTGAATTGG CAGAGAAACAATCAACAGCTGGTACCTGAAGGAACCGTTGCTTTTGCTCCAAaactggaagaagagaagaacaacatTCCGGTTCCGGTACTTGCAACAGCTCAAGGCGTTGCTATCGATCATCCAACAGCCGCAACGACCTTTCCATTGTCGATTCAAAGCAACAATTTTTTCTCTCCTGTGATTGCGGGTAACCCTGTACCTCAGTTCCACACAAGAGTCGCGTCATCAGAAGCCGTAGAGCCAATCCCGAGTTCTCGGAGTCAAACTCAGccattgaaagaagaagaagaagtagaagatgagGAAATTCTTGAGGGTAACATCAGTATTTCAAGTGTTTACTCACAAgg TTTAGTGAAAACACTGAGAGAAGCATTGGAGAATTCAGGGGTGGACTTAACGAAAGCAAGCATCTCCGTTGAAATCGAGCTCGCTAAACAGTCTTCGTCTTCCTTCaag